In the genome of Entelurus aequoreus isolate RoL-2023_Sb linkage group LG08, RoL_Eaeq_v1.1, whole genome shotgun sequence, one region contains:
- the LOC133655074 gene encoding large ribosomal subunit protein mL62-like: MAAYIVRRCCFLSVNLRPSSIIPQSLKRGSVRINQTKIIQQSNAGYGTRGKDNELLDNQVYIPLDRLTVSYSRSSGPGGQHVNKVNTKAEIRFNVLAADWIPEDVRLKILEKNINRINKAGELLVTSELSRSQQRNVSDCVEKISTIIAEASKKPREPTPEDLALRASRLDKRNKERIRQKKINSATKQSRQL; the protein is encoded by the exons ATGGCGGCCTACATTGTGAGACGCTGTTGTTTTCTGAGCGTTAATCTTCGACCTAGTTCAATAATTCCACAGTCTTTAAAACGTGGCAGTGTTCGAATAAATCAAACGAAAATCATTCAACAATCAAACGCTGGCTATGGAACCCGGGGGAAGGACAACGAACTGCTG GATAACCAAGTGTACATTCCACTGG ACCGCCTGACCGTGTCTTACAGCAGGAGTAGTGGCCCTGGTGGTCAGCATGTCAATAAAG TCAACACAAAAGCAGAGATCAGATTCAACGTATTAGCAGCGGACTGGATCCCTGAAGACGTACGACTGAAAATCCTGGAAAAG AACATAAACCGTATCAACAAAGCTGGGGAATTGCTTGTCACCTCAGAACTGAGCAGGAGCCAGCAGAGAAACGTCAGTGATTGTGTTGAGAAGATCTCTACTATTATTGCTGAGGCTAGTAAAAAGCCGCGTGAACCCACACCAGAAGATCTCGCCCTCAGAGCATCAAG GTTGGATAAAAGAAACAAGGAGCGAATCAGACAGAAGAAGATCAATTCAGCTACCAAGCAGAGCAGGCAACTGTAG